In a single window of the Thermodesulfobacteriota bacterium genome:
- a CDS encoding YjbH domain-containing protein, which produces MAKEKDFYSSNWGYTGLLELPDARVMDKEMWRPHVRQVHPYRFYAVSFSPFDGIEITGRVTEILGVKAHPHDPIWRKYGNYKDKAIDLKFRLLREEKYLPQLSLGIMDPHGTRLYPSQYVVMSKKIYPFDITLGLGSGRFGKRPTVPKGEGFYVEMLEDPKAWIKDAKLFFGGRLFLKHNMSFVFEYDPTEYRKQMSDPARKRYFERDPKSKLNVGVTYSPFRWMDLTLAFERGETIGFGISMPFLIGEPLLPISDRPYKEPEEIKVKPAEERIKRCLGELGFSEIGIGMSDGTLFLDIENRKYFYLPKALHILITNIAPLLPPEVNDVIIIFKERGIPVLSVRTTKEDMLLYRNNEIDFRDFVGLSRIEEADAAPKGEKYLRREFSFNYKPQISLYLNDPSGFWKGKAGIVGWVDYRPDEFFSISAGLSAYPLSNISTVVPPLSIPVRSDIVDYLKRPLWLDRLLFTFMGKLERGPYYRLSLGILELQYTGIDAEIAKPVLDGRLFLGLSGSCVKKRDPENPIKFKKDDVKDYYAPFFANLRLNVPELDVAVDVKGGRFLAGDMGTKVTVSKFIRGVTVSVWAGFTDTSIFKDPYNRGYWDKGVSVQIPIRIFEGKDSRTVYGYSISPWTRDVAQDISHPRSLFEILGRNAKKMLDRDIELFYREK; this is translated from the coding sequence TTGGCTAAAGAAAAGGACTTTTACTCCTCAAACTGGGGCTACACCGGACTTTTAGAGTTACCTGATGCGAGAGTAATGGATAAAGAGATGTGGCGACCACATGTAAGACAGGTGCATCCTTATAGATTCTACGCAGTCTCTTTTTCACCTTTCGATGGGATCGAGATAACAGGGAGGGTGACTGAGATTTTAGGGGTTAAAGCGCACCCTCATGATCCGATTTGGAGAAAGTACGGAAACTATAAGGACAAAGCGATAGATCTAAAATTCAGACTTTTACGGGAGGAGAAGTACTTACCCCAACTATCTTTGGGAATAATGGACCCACACGGTACAAGACTTTATCCTTCCCAATATGTGGTGATGAGTAAAAAAATTTATCCATTTGATATCACTTTGGGTTTGGGAAGTGGAAGGTTTGGAAAAAGGCCAACTGTTCCAAAAGGAGAAGGGTTTTATGTGGAGATGCTTGAGGATCCGAAAGCATGGATAAAGGATGCAAAATTATTTTTCGGCGGCCGGTTATTTCTCAAGCATAATATGAGTTTTGTTTTTGAGTATGACCCAACAGAATACAGAAAACAAATGTCCGATCCTGCAAGAAAGAGGTATTTTGAAAGGGACCCAAAAAGCAAGCTGAATGTCGGAGTTACTTACAGTCCTTTTAGGTGGATGGACTTAACTTTGGCTTTTGAGAGGGGAGAAACAATAGGTTTTGGGATTTCAATGCCCTTTTTGATCGGCGAGCCTTTACTTCCCATATCAGATAGGCCTTATAAAGAACCGGAAGAGATAAAGGTAAAACCCGCCGAGGAAAGAATAAAAAGATGCTTAGGAGAGCTCGGTTTTTCTGAAATCGGGATAGGAATGTCGGATGGTACGCTCTTTCTCGATATTGAAAACAGAAAGTATTTTTACCTACCTAAGGCACTCCACATTCTCATAACTAACATAGCTCCACTTTTACCACCGGAAGTTAATGACGTCATAATAATTTTTAAAGAACGGGGAATTCCAGTTTTATCGGTTAGAACGACAAAAGAGGACATGCTTCTTTACAGAAACAACGAAATCGATTTCAGAGATTTTGTGGGATTAAGTAGGATTGAGGAGGCAGATGCTGCCCCAAAAGGGGAAAAGTACTTAAGAAGAGAGTTCTCCTTCAATTACAAGCCACAAATTTCGCTTTATCTAAATGACCCGTCTGGGTTTTGGAAAGGAAAAGCGGGGATTGTAGGATGGGTTGACTATAGACCTGATGAGTTTTTTTCAATAAGTGCCGGACTATCAGCTTATCCTTTGAGCAACATTTCAACTGTTGTTCCCCCTCTCTCAATTCCAGTAAGGTCTGACATAGTCGATTATTTAAAGCGACCCCTTTGGCTTGATAGACTCCTTTTTACCTTCATGGGTAAGTTAGAAAGAGGTCCTTACTATAGGCTAAGTTTAGGAATACTCGAACTTCAGTACACTGGAATTGATGCCGAGATTGCAAAACCTGTCTTAGATGGAAGATTGTTCTTGGGGCTCTCTGGAAGTTGTGTAAAGAAAAGGGATCCGGAAAATCCGATAAAGTTTAAAAAAGATGACGTAAAAGACTATTACGCGCCTTTTTTTGCAAACTTGAGGCTTAACGTTCCCGAACTGGACGTGGCAGTTGATGTAAAAGGTGGAAGATTTTTGGCTGGCGATATGGGTACAAAAGTTACGGTCTCAAAGTTCATCCGGGGGGTAACCGTTAGTGTTTGGGCTGGTTTCACAGATACTTCCATCTTCAAAGACCCTTATAACAGGGGCTACTGGGACAAAGGAGTAAGCGTGCAGATCCCCATAAGAATCTTTGAGGGTAAAGATTCGAGGACTGTGTATGGCTATTCCATAAGTCCATGGACACGGGATGTGGCCCAGGATATCTCCCATCCACGAAGTCTTTTCGAAATCTTGGGAAGGAACGCAAAAAAAATGCTTGACAGGGATATAGAGCTGTTTTATAGAGAGAAGTGA